One window from the genome of Candidatus Beckwithbacteria bacterium encodes:
- a CDS encoding YebC/PmpR family DNA-binding transcriptional regulator: MSGHSKWATIKHKKAVTDNKRGQIFTKLIRAITVAARDGGDLNSNFKLRLAVEKARVVNMPKANIERAVERGSGVGEGGSGLAEGVYEGFGPGNMAVMVSVLTDNKNRTASEIKKIFERGGGTLGQPGSVAFLFDKKGRLLIEKKAETESEILQLIDLGAEDVEEAEDGIEVLTQANKLAETKLKVDQAGFTVKEAELVFVPKNYLVLEEEMKGKAFQFLETLDNHDDVQEVYSNI; the protein is encoded by the coding sequence GACAATAAGCGGGGTCAGATATTTACTAAATTGATCAGAGCGATTACTGTCGCGGCGAGAGACGGCGGTGATTTAAATAGTAATTTTAAGTTAAGATTAGCGGTAGAAAAAGCCAGAGTAGTCAATATGCCCAAAGCTAACATTGAGCGGGCAGTGGAGCGTGGCAGCGGGGTCGGAGAGGGAGGCAGTGGGTTAGCGGAGGGGGTCTATGAGGGTTTTGGCCCGGGGAATATGGCAGTGATGGTGTCAGTTTTAACCGATAATAAAAATCGGACAGCCAGCGAGATAAAAAAAATTTTCGAAAGGGGTGGGGGAACATTAGGACAGCCGGGCTCAGTGGCTTTTTTATTCGATAAAAAGGGCAGGTTATTGATTGAAAAAAAAGCCGAGACGGAAAGTGAAATTCTACAATTAATTGATTTAGGGGCGGAGGATGTGGAAGAAGCGGAAGACGGAATTGAAGTTTTAACCCAGGCAAACAAATTAGCGGAAACAAAATTAAAAGTTGATCAGGCAGGTTTTACGGTTAAAGAAGCGGAATTGGTGTTTGTGCCGAAAAATTATTTGGTTTTAGAAGAGGAAATGAAAGGAAAGGCATTCCAGTTTTTAGAGACGTTAGATAATCATGATGATGTGCAGGAAGTTTATTCGAATATATGA